Proteins from a genomic interval of Caulobacter rhizosphaerae:
- a CDS encoding calcium-binding protein — protein MIIDGTEGPDHLVGGSGDDLINGLGGADTLEGLDGNDQLFGGAGGDHLYGGAGADVLDGGTEFDLARYDGSLSGVNVNLTTNTGIGGDAQGDTFNSIEGLVGSSFADFLTGSDTWGNIIYGLGGDDTLYGGADGNDLLYGGEGNDHLFVGRAIQGGVDGGPGYDLARYDHVAEGVDIGLSSSGFISIEGLVGSNFNDRLFGNAGDNVIYGNGGDDSLVGNGGTDHLYGNDGNDVFYGDLTNSLMDGGFGLDMVRYENSHAGVVVDLALGLGSGGDAQGDTYTSVEAVAGSNFADTLIGDDDVGGTILYGQGGDDVLKGGGGRDTLYGGAGADSFYFSSGWNISQIMDFTTGADHDLIGILTNVNGSGIVDYATLLPHIHDGGGGIRIDLGVGAEVGVAGLRLADVTADLFFFYS, from the coding sequence ATGATTATCGATGGCACTGAAGGCCCCGACCATCTGGTCGGCGGTTCTGGCGATGACCTCATCAATGGTCTCGGGGGAGCCGACACGCTGGAGGGTCTGGACGGAAACGACCAGCTCTTCGGAGGCGCCGGCGGGGATCACCTTTACGGAGGCGCCGGCGCTGATGTCCTGGACGGCGGAACGGAGTTCGATCTGGCGCGGTATGATGGCTCCTTGTCCGGCGTAAACGTCAATCTGACGACGAACACCGGCATCGGCGGCGACGCGCAAGGCGACACCTTCAACTCTATCGAAGGTCTGGTTGGGTCCAGCTTCGCGGACTTCCTGACCGGAAGCGACACCTGGGGCAATATCATCTATGGCCTGGGCGGTGACGACACTCTGTACGGCGGGGCCGATGGCAACGACCTGCTCTATGGCGGCGAGGGCAACGATCACCTGTTTGTCGGCCGGGCGATCCAGGGCGGCGTCGATGGCGGGCCGGGCTATGATCTCGCGCGCTATGATCACGTGGCGGAAGGGGTCGACATCGGCCTCTCCTCAAGCGGTTTCATATCGATCGAAGGCCTTGTGGGCTCGAACTTCAACGACCGCCTATTCGGCAATGCGGGCGACAACGTCATCTACGGCAACGGCGGCGACGACAGTCTGGTCGGCAACGGCGGCACCGACCACCTTTACGGCAACGACGGCAACGACGTGTTCTACGGCGACCTGACGAACAGCCTGATGGACGGCGGCTTCGGGCTCGACATGGTGCGCTACGAAAACTCCCATGCCGGCGTCGTCGTCGACCTCGCCTTGGGCCTCGGCTCGGGAGGCGACGCGCAGGGTGACACCTATACGTCCGTCGAAGCCGTCGCCGGTTCAAACTTCGCCGACACCCTGATAGGCGACGATGACGTTGGCGGCACTATCCTCTACGGCCAGGGCGGAGACGACGTGTTGAAAGGCGGCGGCGGCCGCGACACGCTCTACGGCGGCGCCGGCGCTGACAGCTTCTACTTCAGCAGTGGGTGGAACATCTCCCAGATCATGGATTTCACCACGGGCGCTGACCATGACCTGATCGGCATCCTGACGAACGTGAACGGCTCGGGCATCGTGGACTACGCAACCCTGCTGCCCCACATCCACGACGGCGGGGGCGGGATCAGGATCGACCTAGGCGTCGGCGCGGAGGTCGGCGTGGCCGGCCTTCGCCTGGCCGACGTGACGGCCGATCTGTTCTTTTTCTACAGCTAA
- a CDS encoding DEAD/DEAH box helicase: MPFPASHPALERALAAQGYLEPTPVQAAVLEADAEGRDLLVSAQTGSGKTVAFGLAAAPTLLGDADKFSKAGAPMCLVIAPTRELAIQVNRELTWLYAEAGAVVVNCVGGMDARREQRALNFGAHIVVGTPGRLRDHIERGHLDLSELKVAVLDEADEMLDMGFREDLEFILDAAPAERRTLLFSATLAREIVQLAKSYQNDALRIDTLGRNEPHRDIEYRAVRVAPNETEHAIVNLLRYFESPGALVFCNTRESVRALHSKLRERGFAVVGLSGELSQRERADALQALRDGHARVCVATDVAARGLDLPDLGLVIHAELPVNKATLLHRSGRTGRAGKKGVSALVVPYTRRRKAEQLLMAAGVEGQWGGAPTADEIRAKDQERLLDDPIFAEPSNEDDAGLVAAMLEKRTPEELAAALIRARRAKLPAPEEIYDDPRHGADPGPRARGERSNDRGDRFADRDFAPRGDFGDRPEREPRADMSNSAWFRLNTGRRNNADPKWLIPLICRLGHITKKDIGSIRIFDYDTKFEISAEAEVKFGAAVQATVRDDVTITPTTAPAARDAGPRKEYAPRPPRDDNDAPRREYAPRPPRDNDRAPRANAPGSRDHTPRPSSFGADGVSNAKPYARNEEPKRDYKPRDRDEAPKRDFKPRADAPRSDAPKREFKPRDEAPRAHAEAAPRRAPRTDRESVPYDPAATSEKPFRKPRADAGAGPAKPFKGPKPFKAKGSFGDKPAFGGPKPAFGKKPGGKTPFKKK, encoded by the coding sequence ATGCCCTTCCCCGCCTCCCACCCCGCTCTTGAGCGGGCTCTTGCCGCTCAAGGTTACCTCGAGCCCACCCCCGTCCAGGCCGCCGTGCTGGAAGCCGACGCCGAGGGCCGCGACCTGCTGGTCAGCGCCCAGACCGGCTCGGGCAAGACCGTCGCCTTCGGCCTGGCCGCCGCCCCCACCCTGCTCGGCGACGCCGACAAGTTCAGCAAGGCCGGCGCCCCGATGTGCCTGGTCATCGCCCCGACTCGCGAATTGGCCATCCAGGTCAATCGCGAGCTGACTTGGCTCTATGCCGAGGCCGGCGCCGTGGTCGTCAACTGCGTGGGCGGCATGGACGCCCGCCGCGAACAGCGCGCCCTGAACTTCGGCGCCCACATCGTGGTCGGCACGCCCGGCCGTCTGCGCGACCACATCGAGCGCGGCCACCTGGACCTGTCGGAGCTGAAGGTCGCCGTCCTCGACGAGGCCGACGAGATGCTGGACATGGGGTTCCGCGAGGACCTGGAGTTCATCCTCGACGCCGCCCCGGCCGAGCGCCGCACCCTGCTGTTCTCGGCCACCCTGGCGCGCGAGATCGTGCAACTGGCCAAAAGCTACCAGAACGACGCCCTGCGCATCGACACACTGGGCCGCAACGAGCCGCACCGCGACATCGAGTATCGCGCCGTCCGCGTCGCGCCGAACGAAACCGAGCACGCGATCGTCAACCTGCTTCGCTATTTCGAAAGCCCCGGCGCCCTGGTGTTCTGCAACACGCGCGAAAGCGTCCGCGCCCTGCACAGCAAGCTGCGCGAGCGCGGCTTCGCCGTCGTCGGCCTGTCGGGCGAGCTCTCCCAGCGTGAACGCGCCGACGCCCTGCAGGCCCTGCGCGACGGCCACGCCCGCGTCTGCGTCGCCACCGACGTCGCCGCCCGCGGCCTCGACCTGCCCGACCTGGGCCTGGTCATCCACGCCGAGCTGCCGGTCAACAAGGCCACCCTGCTGCACCGGTCGGGCCGCACCGGCCGGGCCGGCAAGAAGGGCGTCAGCGCCCTGGTCGTGCCCTACACCCGCCGCCGCAAGGCCGAGCAGCTCTTGATGGCGGCCGGCGTCGAAGGTCAATGGGGCGGCGCCCCGACGGCCGACGAGATCCGCGCCAAGGACCAGGAGCGCCTCCTGGACGACCCGATCTTCGCCGAGCCTTCGAACGAGGACGACGCCGGCCTGGTCGCGGCCATGCTGGAGAAGCGCACGCCCGAAGAGCTGGCCGCCGCCCTGATCCGCGCCCGCCGCGCCAAGCTACCGGCCCCGGAAGAAATCTACGACGACCCGCGCCACGGCGCCGATCCGGGCCCGCGGGCCCGCGGTGAGCGTTCCAATGATCGCGGCGACCGCTTCGCCGACCGCGACTTCGCGCCTCGGGGCGACTTCGGGGACCGTCCGGAACGCGAACCGCGCGCCGACATGAGCAACTCGGCCTGGTTCCGCCTCAACACCGGCCGTCGCAACAACGCCGACCCCAAGTGGCTGATCCCGCTGATCTGCCGTCTGGGCCACATCACCAAGAAGGACATCGGCTCGATCCGGATCTTCGACTACGACACCAAGTTCGAGATCTCGGCCGAGGCGGAAGTGAAGTTCGGCGCGGCCGTCCAGGCCACCGTGCGCGACGACGTGACCATCACCCCGACCACGGCCCCGGCCGCTCGCGACGCCGGCCCGCGCAAGGAGTACGCGCCGCGTCCGCCTCGCGACGACAACGACGCGCCGCGCCGCGAATACGCCCCGCGTCCGCCCCGGGACAACGACCGCGCCCCGCGCGCCAACGCCCCGGGCTCGCGCGATCACACCCCGCGCCCGTCCTCGTTCGGCGCCGACGGCGTCAGCAACGCCAAGCCGTATGCGCGCAACGAAGAGCCCAAGCGCGACTACAAGCCGCGCGACCGCGACGAGGCGCCGAAGCGCGACTTCAAGCCCCGGGCGGACGCCCCCCGTTCGGACGCTCCCAAGCGCGAGTTCAAGCCGCGGGACGAAGCCCCGCGCGCCCACGCCGAGGCCGCGCCGCGTCGCGCGCCGCGCACCGACCGCGAGAGCGTGCCCTACGATCCGGCCGCCACCTCGGAAAAGCCGTTCCGCAAGCCGCGCGCCGACGCCGGCGCTGGCCCCGCCAAGCCGTTCAAGGGTCCCAAGCCCTTCAAGGCCAAGGGTTCCTTCGGCGACAAGCCGGCGTTCGGCGGCCCCAAGCCCGCCTTCGGCAAGAAGCCGGGCGGCAAGACGCCGTTCAAGAAGAAGTAG
- a CDS encoding NAD(P)/FAD-dependent oxidoreductase, with protein MEDFDVVVLGAGAAGMMCAIEAGKRGRRVLVVDHAKAPGEKIRISGGGRCNFTNVNTAPANFLSANPKFCVSALRRYRPSDFIALVQRYGIAFHEKTLGQLFCDGSARQVIEMLLTEMDQAGVTLRLETQVKGVARDGEGWRVSFSNGPVACRSVVVATGGKSIPKMGATGLGYEIAQQFGLNIVETRPALVPLTFEVKTLERLAPLSGVALDAVVSSGKTRFAEAMLFTHRGLSGPAILQISSYWREGGEISVNMAPGVDVFQALRTARTATPKRALSTVLGEILPKRLAQLIAEDAGAYGNMADCSDVLLRGVAATVNAWTFKPVGSEGYRTAEVTLGGVATDGLDSRTLEAKAVPGLYFIGEVVDVTGWLGGYNFQWAWASGWCAGQAV; from the coding sequence TTGGAAGACTTCGACGTCGTGGTGCTGGGCGCCGGCGCGGCCGGCATGATGTGCGCCATCGAGGCGGGCAAGCGTGGCCGCAGGGTGCTGGTGGTCGACCACGCCAAGGCCCCCGGCGAGAAGATCCGCATCAGCGGCGGCGGGCGTTGCAACTTCACCAACGTCAACACGGCGCCGGCCAATTTCCTGTCGGCCAATCCGAAGTTCTGCGTCTCGGCCCTGCGGCGCTATCGGCCGAGCGACTTCATCGCCCTGGTCCAGCGCTACGGCATCGCCTTCCACGAGAAGACCCTGGGCCAGCTGTTCTGCGACGGCTCGGCCCGGCAGGTCATCGAGATGCTGCTGACCGAGATGGACCAGGCCGGCGTCACGCTGCGCCTGGAGACGCAGGTCAAGGGCGTGGCCAGGGACGGGGAGGGCTGGCGCGTCAGCTTTTCCAACGGTCCGGTCGCCTGCCGCTCGGTCGTGGTCGCCACCGGCGGCAAGTCGATTCCCAAGATGGGCGCGACCGGCCTCGGCTACGAGATCGCCCAGCAGTTCGGCCTGAACATCGTCGAGACCCGTCCCGCGCTCGTGCCCTTGACCTTCGAGGTCAAGACCCTGGAGCGCCTGGCGCCTTTGTCGGGCGTGGCCCTGGACGCGGTGGTCTCCAGCGGCAAGACCAGGTTCGCCGAGGCCATGCTGTTCACCCACCGCGGCCTGTCGGGCCCGGCGATCCTGCAGATCTCGTCCTACTGGCGCGAGGGCGGCGAGATCAGCGTGAACATGGCGCCGGGCGTCGACGTGTTCCAGGCCCTGCGCACCGCCCGCACGGCCACGCCCAAGCGGGCCCTGTCGACGGTGCTGGGCGAGATCCTGCCCAAGCGCCTGGCCCAGCTGATCGCCGAGGACGCCGGCGCCTACGGCAACATGGCCGACTGCTCGGACGTGCTGCTGCGCGGCGTGGCCGCGACGGTCAACGCCTGGACGTTCAAGCCGGTGGGCTCGGAAGGCTATCGGACGGCGGAAGTGACCCTGGGCGGCGTTGCCACCGACGGCCTGGATTCGCGGACCCTGGAGGCCAAGGCGGTCCCCGGCCTGTACTTCATCGGCGAGGTGGTCGACGTCACCGGCTGGCTGGGCGGCTATAATTTCCAGTGGGCCTGGGCGTCGGGCTGGTGCGCCGGGCAGGCGGTTTAG